A single region of the Melospiza melodia melodia isolate bMelMel2 chromosome 7 unlocalized genomic scaffold, bMelMel2.pri SUPER_7_unloc_1, whole genome shotgun sequence genome encodes:
- the LOC134432717 gene encoding uncharacterized protein LOC134432717 gives MEPLELSPALLQPQDTMVAILGELLATLPSLDETLSVSLRCLYLDLVKFTRDLRATLYRTDDTWWHRDVTTDDDDPPTSRSQALAAYESTPFNMQKDMIWRDFIRQWSVHALVNSWAELARAATKLRDTCRDLATKAATEAANATARARELQDKAARYGTAQENMVELGQALGREEGAEVVARREAQVRREARVAASEARRATMERQWMEVALGLLERLVAASEEATAFPRELQRLLRGTKATLEGTNEASPDVPKDVVNKLAMAERLWEANARQAMRHLVGTLPDTIKFLFTGDPTSPSVCGVAERCQRAIEDIPRLLQPPECPQSVPKVSPVSMEVQELTPALLQPQITVVTILGELLATLPSQDEMILLSYAGRLCKDLEDITKDLRVTLYCTDDTWWHSNVTSDDDDDAPTSDDDEPPVCLSRALAAWENTPWTPQNRVTREASKWQRSLAVLVDSWAKLATTATHLHEICSWMATEAADMVATAQAWELQAVAARYGTAQENMVELGQALGREEGAEVVAGHGAQVRRDAMVAASWARRATTVRQRVEAALGLLERLVAACDEATAFPRELQWRLRDTKAALKGTNEASPDIPEDLVAKVAECEQLWEANARLVKDHLLRAVDDIIKFYFDGGPVSPSACEVAERCQRAIEDIPRLLRPLDHLQDVPRVSPVSRELQELSLALLQPQVTVVAILGELLATLRSQAKMKVVSALRLYWDLVDFTKDLWITLYCTDDTWWRRNVTSDDDDPVTSLSQALTAFKSILWTRWNHVTMVASMWQGSVAALVNRWAQMVRKATKLRNTRRRVATEEANRVASATTWARELQAKAARFGTAQENMVELGQALGWEEGAKVVAGHGARVRREARVAASEATRATVERQRVEAALGLLERLVAACDEATAFPRELQRRVGDIEATLKGTNAVSPDVPEDLVAKVAMAKQLWEANTRLAKDHLLGTLQDTIKFLFTGGPANLSEVAERCQRAIEDIPRLVRPQEGPQGVPKVSPVGKELQELSPNLLQPQVAVVSILGELLATLTSLDKMILLESPGCLYKDLDEFTNELWETMECIKGIWWRVDITLNGDFSLISLNQALAAYKSTPWTTWDDVTEEALKWQWSVDALVNSWAKLTRAATELRNTCRVMATKVATEATNTVARARELQYKVNHYWTAQENMVELGQALGREEGAEVVAGHEAQVRQEAWVAASEATRATMERQRVEAALGLLERLVATCDEATAFPRELQRRVGDIKAALEGTNEASPDVPEALVAQVAVAERMWEANARLVKDHLTGTLKDIKDYFNGGSASSSACGVAERCQRAIEDIPRFLRCPKHPQSVPKVSPLSMELQKLSLAVLQPQVTVVATLGELLATLPSQAKMMLPVSMASLCWDLVFFTEKLRVTLYCTDDAWWHCNVTSDDDGPVTSLSQALTAYRSTPWTTRNHVTMVACDWQGLVAVLVSRWAQLARKATKLRDTCRDLATEAADKAATTTTRARELQDETAHYGTAQENMVELGQALSREERAEVMARHEAQVRREARVAASEATRVTMVRQRVEAALGLLERLVAACDEATAFPRELQRLLRDIEATLKGTNAASPDVPEDLVAKVAMAERLWEANARLAKDHLLGTLPDIIKFLFNGGPASPSACVFAERCQRATEDIPRLIRPLEHPQSVPKVSAVSMEPQKVSPPQLQTLVAVVATLGEVVAAVTGPHWGTCLRDSPDSLHKDLKNFTQSLRAILNHGGVTSLGHPGVPSLRRALATLWATPGTPWADVRAAAKAWQKLVARLVDSWDWLAREATKLCDIWGKVVPDQQLMVALGKEVVALEMATHNAQVAAATSEAMGEAVAATRRGHWAEVALGLLQRLVATCDRATLFYWNMEWWLRDMKAILKGTNEVSPDVLQALVAKVAKFEWLWEASTHLAKDHLLGTLGVIDNILLSPCGGWGGPGGPGSCTVAKQCQKAIEDIPRLLQESFTWEH, from the exons atggagcCCCTTGAG ctgtccccggccctgctgcagccacaggacaccatgGTGGCCATCCTGGGCgagctgctggccaccctgcccagtCTGGATGAGACGCTGTCCGTGTCCCTAAGATGCCTGTACTTGGACCTGGTGAAATTCACCAGGGACCTCCGGGCCACCCTGTACCGCACTGATGACACATGGTGGCATCGGGATGTCACCACGGATGATGATGACCCTCCCACCTCCCGGAGCCAGGCCCTGGCTGCCTACGAGAGCACCCCATTTAACATGCAAAAGGATATGATATGGAGGGACTTCATACGGCAGTGGTCGGTGCATGCGCTTGTGAACAGCTGGGCCGAGCTGGCCAGGGCGGCCACCAAGCTCCGTGACAcctgcagggatttggccaccAAGGCGGCCACTGAGGCGGCCAATGCCACTGcccgggccagggagctgcaggacaaggctgcccgttatgggacagctcaggaaaacatggtggagctgggtcaggccctgggcagggaggagggggctgaGGTGGTGGCCAGGCGTgaagcccaggtgaggagagaggccagggtggctgccagtGAGGCAAGAAGGGCCACCATGGAGAGACAGTGGAtggaggtggccctggggctgctggagcgcttggtggccgcgtcTGAAgaagccaccgcgttcccccgggagctgcagcgcctGCTCAGGGGCACCAAAGCcaccctggaggggacaaatgaggcatcccccgatgtccccaaggacGTGGTGAATAAATTGGCCATGGCTgagcggctgtgggaggccaatgCCCGACAGGCTATGCGTCACCTGGTAGGGACACTTCCAGACACCATCAAGTTCTTGTTCACTGGTGATCCCACCAGCCCCAGTGTCTGTGGGGTGGCCgagcggtgccaaagagccatcgaggacatcccaagACTCCTTCAACCCCCAGAGTGTCCtcagagtgtccccaaggtgtctccagTGAGCATGGAGGTCCAAGAG ctgacTCCGGCCCTGTTGCAGCCACAGATCACTGTGGTGACCATCCTGGGCgagctgctggccaccctgcccagtCAAGACGAGATGATTCTGCTCAGCTATGCAGGGAGACTGTGCAAGGACCTGGAGGACATCACCAAGGACCTCCGGGTCACCCTGTACTGCACTGATGACACCTGGTGGCACAGCAATGTGACCtccgatgatgatgatgatgctccCACCTCCGATGATGATGAACCTCCCGTCTGCTTGAGCCGGGCTCTGGCTGCCTGGGAGAACACCCCATGGACCCCCCAGAACCGTGTGACACGGGAGGCCAGCAAGTGGCAGCGGTCGCTAGCTGTGCTTGTGGACAGCTGGGCCAAACTGGCCACGACAGCCACCCATCTCCACGAAATCTGCAGCTGGATGGCCACTGAGGCAGCTGACATGGTGGCCACCGCCCAGGCCTGGGAGCTGCAGGCCGTGGCTGCCCGttatgggacagctcaggaaaacatggtggagctgggtcaggccctgggcagggaggagggggccgaGGTGGTGGCCGGGCATGgagcccaggtgaggagagatGCCATGGTGGCTGCCAGCTGGGCAAGAAGGGCCACCACggtgagacagcgggtggaggcggccctggggctgctggagcgcttggtggctgcgtgtgacgaagccacggcgttccccagggagctgcagtggcGGCTTAGGGACACCAAGGCTgccctgaaggggacaaatgaggcatcCCCTGATATCCCcgaggacttggtggccaaggtggccgaGTGTGAGCAGTTGTGGGAGGCCAATGCCCGTCTGGTCAAGGATCACCTGTTGAGGGCAGTTGACGACATAATCAAGTTCTATTTTGATGGTGGTCCCGTCAGCCCCAGTGCCTGTGAGGTGGCCGAGCGGTGCCAAAGAGCGAttgaggacatcccaaggctcctcAGACCCCTGGATCATCTCCAAGATGTCCCCAGGGTATCCCCAGTGAGCAGGGAGCTACAAGAG ctgtccctggccctgctgcagccacaggtcaccgtgGTAGCCATCCTGGGCgagctgctggccaccctgcGCAGTCAGGCCAAGATGAAGGTCGTGTCGGCATTGCGCCTGTACTGGGATCTGGTGGACTTCACCAAGGACCTCTGGATCACCCTGTACTGCACTGATGACACCTGGTGGCGCCGGAATGTGACCTCCGATGATGATGACCCTGTCACCTCCTTGAGCCAGGCCCTGACTGCCTTCAAGAGCATCCTATGGACTCGCTGGAACCATGTGACAATGGTGGCCAGCATGTGGCAGGGGTCAGTGGCTGCGCTTGTGAACAGGTGGGCCCAGATGGTCAGGAAGGCCACCAAGCTCCGTAACACCCGCAGGAGGGTGGCCACTGAGGAAGCCAACAGGGTGGCCTCCGCCaccacctgggccagggagctgcaggccaAGGCTGCACGTTttgggacagctcaggaaaacatggtggagctgggtcaggccctgggctGGGAGGAGGGGGCCAAGGTGGTGGCCGGGCATGGAGCCCgggtgaggagagaggccagggtggctgccagcgaggcaacaagggccaccgtggagagacagcgggtggaggcggccctggggctgctggagcgcttggtggccgcatGTGATgaagccaccgcgttcccccgggagctgcagcgcagGGTTGGAGACATCGAGGCCaccctgaaggggacaaatgcggtgtcccctgatgtccccgaggacttggtggccaaggtggccatGGCCaagcagctgtgggaggccaacacccgcctggccaaggatcacctgctggggACACTTCAAGACACCATCAAATTCTTGTTCACTGGTGGTCCTGCCAACCTCAGTGAGGTGGCTGAGAggtgccaaagagccatcgaggacatcccaaggcttgTTCGCCCCCAGGagggtccccaaggtgtccccaaggtgtccccagtgggcaAGGAGCTCCAAGAG ctgtccccgaacctgctgcagccacaggtcgcCGTGGTATCCATCCTGGGCGAATTGCTGGCCACCCTGACCAGTCTGGATAAAATGATTCTGCTCGAGTCTCCAGGGTGCCTGTACAAGGACCTGGATGAATTCACCAATGAGCTCTGGGAGACCATGGAGTGCATTAAGGGCATCTGGTGGCGCGTCGATATCACCTTGAACGGGGATTTCTCTCTCATCTCCCTGAACCAAGCCCTGGCCGCCTACAAGAGCACCCCATGGACCACCTGGGACGATGTGACAGAGGAGGCACTCAAGTGGCAGTGGTCAGTGGATGCCCTTGTGAACAGCTGGGCCAAGCTCACCAGGGCAGCCACTGAGCTCCGCAACACCTGCAGGGTGATGGCCACCAAGGTGGCCACTGAGGCAACCAACACAGTCGcccgggccagggagctgcagtaCAAGGTTAACCATTATTGGACggctcaggaaaacatggtggagctgggtcaggccctgggcagggaggagggggccgaGGTGGTGGCTGGGCATGAAGCCCAGGTGAGGCAAGAGGCCTgggtggctgccagcgaggcaacaagggccaccatggagagacagcgggtggaggcagccctggggctgctggagcgcttggtggccacgtgtgacgaagccaccgcgttcccccgggagctgcagcgcagggttggggacatcaaggctgccctggaggggacaaatgaggcatcccctgatgtccctgAGGCCTTGGTGGCCCAAGTGGCTGTTGCTGAGCGGATGTGGGAGGCCAATGCCCGCCTGGTCAAGGATCACTTGACGGGGACACTTAAAGACATCAAGGACTATTTCAATGGTGGTTCCGCCAGCtccagtgcctgtggggtggccgagcggtgccaaagagccatcgaggacatcccaaggTTCCTTCGATGCCCAAAGCATCCCCAGagcgtccccaaggtgtcccccttGAGTATGGAGCTCCAAAAG CTGTCCCTGGCcgtgctgcagccacaggtcacagtggtggccaccctgggtgagctgctggccaccctgcccagtCAGGCCAAGATGATGCTGCCTGTGTCCATGGCAAGCCTGTGCTGGGACCTGGTGTTCTTCACTGAGAAACTCCGGGTCACCCTGTACTGCACTGATGATGCCTGGTGGCACTGCAATGTCACCTCCGATGATGATGGCCCTGTCACCTCCTTGAGCCAGGCCCTGACTGCCTACAGGAGCACCCCATGGACGACTCGGAATCATGTGACAATGGTGGCCTGTGATTGGCAGGGGTTGGTGGCTGTGCTTGTGAGCAGGTGGGCCCAGCTGGCCAGGAAAGCCACCAAGCTCCGTGACAcctgcagggatttggccacTGAGGCGGCTGACAAGgcggccaccaccaccacccggGCCAGAGAGCTGCAGGACGAGACTGCTCAttatgggacagctcaggaaaatatggtggagctgggtcaggccctgaGCAGGGAGGAGAGGGCCGAGGTGATGGCCAGGCATgaagcccaggtgaggagagaggccagggtggctgccagcgaggcaacaagggtcaccatggtgagacagcgggtggaggcagccctggggctgctggagcgcttggtggccgcgtgtgacgaagccaccgcgttcccccgggagctgcagcgcctgctcagggacatcgaggccaccctgaaggggacaaatgcggcgtcccctgatgtccctgaggacttggtggccaaggtggccatGGCTgagcggctgtgggaggccaacgcccgcctggccaaggatcacctgctggggACACTTCCAGACATCATCAAATTCTTGTTCAATGGTGGTCccgccagccccagtgcctgtgTGTTTGCCGAGAGGTGCCAAAGAGCCACTGAGGACATTCCAAGGCTCATTCGACCCCTGGAGCATCCtcagagtgtccccaaggtgtcagcAGTGAGCATGGAGCCCCAAAAG gtgtcccctccacagctgcagacgctggtggccgtggtggccaccctgggtgAGGTGGTGGCCGCCGTGACTGGGCCACACTGGGGTACGTGCCTGCGTGACTCCCCAGACTCCCTGCATAAGGACCTGAAGAACTTCACCCAGAGCCTCCGTGCGATCCTGAACCATGGCGGTGTCACCTCCCTTGGccaccctggtgtcccctccctgagaagggccctggccaccctctgggccacccctgggaccccctggGCTGATGTGAGAGCTGCAGCCAAGGCATGGCAGAAGTTGGTGGCCAGGCTTGTGGACAGCTGGGACTGGCTGGCCAGGGAGGCCACCAAACTCTGTGACATCTGGGGGAAGGTGGTCCCAGACCAGCAGCTGATGGTGGCCCTGGGCAAGGAGGTGGTGGCCTTGGAAATGGCCACGCACAATGCCCAGGTGGCAGCAGCCACCAGTGAGGCCATGGGAGAGGCTGTGGcggccaccaggaggggacattgggcagaggtggccctggggctgctgcagcgcTTGGTAGCCACCTGTGACAGAGCCACCTTGTTCTACTGGAACATGGAGTGGTGGCTCAGGGACATGAAGGCCATcctgaaggggacaaatgaggtgtcccctgatgtcctccAGGCCTTGGTAGCCAAAGTGGCCAAGTTTgagtggctgtgggaggccagcacccacctggccaaggatcacctgcttGGGACACTTGGGGTCATCGACAACATCCTCTTGAGTCCCTGTGGTGGCTGGGGTGGCCCCGGTGGCCCTGGCAGCTGCACAGTGGCCAAGCAGTGCCAAAAAGCCATTGAGGACAtcccgaggctgctgcaggaaagtTTCACATGGGAGCActga
- the LOC134432865 gene encoding SWI/SNF complex subunit SMARCC1-like, whose protein sequence is MPAWPRITCWEHLMTLSRSILMVVPPAPVSVRWPSGAKESSRTSQGSFNPGVSPERLRWVPVSMELQELSPPQLLEALVSVVATLVDVIATMTGPHRGVRRCAPPKLLHAALRIFTWSLRKGLEHPGVTSLGQALATFGATPGATWADVRAAASAWRELVAACEERWKQLVEEITKLRDACEDVTLAWARDQQDKATRRGTAGDNMAATAQQLMVALDRDEEASVGATRDAQVAMATEAMGEAVVATRRARAAIRRRHWAEVALEPLQRLVDACDKGSIRTLEFPSLLLMHQDHRTSPRYQDPPLVHRDHRRPPHQSVLSSFIGTPPQALGPSETPPNHRAPRLPLVHWGRWRLPRITEHPLCTSTGTGPSSCPDPPSPSTGTGTGPPLVYRPPRALGPGPPLCPPPPITGVLPPPL, encoded by the exons atgcctgcctggccaaggatcacctgctgggAACACTTGATGACATTATCACGTTCTATTTTGATGGTGGTCCCGCCAGCCCCAGTGTCTGTGAGGTGGCCAAGCGGTGCCAAAGAGTCATCAAGGACATCTCAAGGTTCCTTCAACCCTGGAGTGTCCCCAGAGCGTCTCCGCTGGGTCCCAGTGAGCATGGAGCTCCAAGAG ctgtcccctccccagctgctggaggctctggtgtccgtggtggccacTCTGGTTGATGTGATAGCCACCATGACCGGGCCACACCGGGGCGTGCGGCGCTGTGCGCCCCCAAAGTTGCTGCACGCGGCCCTGAGGATCTTCACCTGGAGCCTCCGTAAGGGCCTGGAACACcctggtgtcacctccctgggccaggccctggccacctTTGGGGCCACCCCTGGGGCCACCTGGGCCGATGTGAGAGCCGCGGCCAGCGCCTGGCGGGAGTTGGTGGCTGCGTGTGAGGAGAGATGGAAACAGCTGGTCGAGGAGATCACCAAGCTCCGTGATGCCTGCGAGGATGTGACCCTTGCCTGGGCCAGGgaccagcaggacaaggccacccgcagggggacagctggggacaacatggcagccacagcccagcagctcatGGTGGCCCTGGACAGGGATGAGGAGGCCTCAGTGGGGGCCACACGTGATGCCCAGGTGGCAATGGCCACCGAGGCCATGGGAGAggctgtggtggccaccaggcggGCGAGGGCGGCAATCAGGAGGAGACAttgggcagaggtggccctggaGCCGCTGCAGCGCTTGGTGGATGCGTGTGACAAAGGCA gCATCAGGACCCTCGAgtttccctccctgctcctcatgCACCAGGACCACCGGACCTCCCCGAGGTACCAGGACCCTCCCCTGGTGCACCGGGACCACCGGAGACCCCCCCATCAATCAGTGCTGTCATCGTTCATTGGGACCCcccctcaggcactgggaccATCAGAAACCCCCCCAAATCACCGAGCACCGAGACTCCCCCTCGTGCACTGGGGCCGCTGGAGACTCCCCCGAATCACTGAGCACCCCCTGTGCACCAGCACCGGGACTGGACCCTCCTCGTGCCCTGATCCCCCCTCACCGAGCACCGGGACAGGGACCGGACCCCCCCTCGTGTACCGACCCCCCCGAGCACTGGGGCCGGGACCCCCtttgtgcccccccccccccatcacgggggttctgccccctcccctttga